From one Pontibacillus sp. HMF3514 genomic stretch:
- a CDS encoding formyltransferase family protein — protein MVNLKKKIAFATCVQLGLSCIEEINRIGGNLDLLITLKDEKAKNKSGRIYLDNVASEHDAPLLKINNINDQEVLDALREQQIDWLFIIGWSQIAKKEVLESPTYGCIGMHPTLLPVGRGRAAIPWAIIKGLDETGVTMFKLDEGVDTGEIIGQGIIGLNNDTTATELYEKIDEMHISLIAKYWDDIVNNNVTLTKQNEVDATEWPGRKPEDGEILNSMTMDEADKLVRAVTHPYPGAFYNDGEKIIRIWSAKTDVIDGEIKLNDGSLIPIDYEIEG, from the coding sequence ATGGTAAATTTGAAGAAGAAAATAGCATTTGCAACTTGTGTTCAATTGGGATTAAGTTGTATTGAAGAAATAAATCGTATTGGTGGTAATTTGGATCTTCTTATAACACTTAAGGACGAAAAAGCAAAAAATAAGTCAGGGAGAATTTATCTCGATAATGTTGCATCGGAGCACGATGCTCCTCTTCTGAAAATTAACAATATCAATGACCAAGAAGTTCTTGATGCACTTAGAGAACAGCAAATTGACTGGCTATTCATTATAGGATGGTCTCAAATTGCTAAAAAAGAAGTACTTGAGTCGCCAACTTATGGCTGTATTGGAATGCATCCTACATTATTACCTGTTGGTAGAGGAAGAGCGGCAATACCATGGGCAATTATTAAGGGATTAGATGAAACAGGTGTTACCATGTTCAAGTTGGATGAAGGTGTAGATACTGGAGAAATTATTGGTCAAGGTATTATTGGCCTTAATAATGATACAACAGCAACTGAACTTTATGAAAAAATAGATGAAATGCACATTTCTCTTATTGCAAAGTATTGGGATGATATTGTTAATAACAACGTTACACTAACAAAGCAGAATGAAGTTGATGCTACTGAGTGGCCTGGTAGAAAGCCAGAGGACGGTGAGATATTAAATAGTATGACTATGGATGAAGCAGATAAGTTAGTGAGAGCTGTTACTCATCCATATCCTGGTGCTTTTTATAATGACGGGGAAAAGATAATAAGAATATGGTCAGCTAAGACCGACGTTATTGATGGTGAAATAAAGCTTAATGATGGATCTTTAATTCCTATTGATTATGAGATTGAGGGGTAG
- a CDS encoding nucleoside-diphosphate sugar epimerase/dehydratase: MTFRKRLLLLMCIDSVIVSFSIYMSHFFLNPYVKVFDVSILTSSIVLLVTHHMFSSVFGLYRRVWRYASMEELRGIFFVVTLSIVVTASVQAVVFQSVFERALTVTWMLHIILIGGVRFAWKYYKTYGIRLFPAKKEITATVEAPQNRTLIIGAGSAGRMLARQMKETKTVDCELVGFVDDDFTMHKLKVSGLPVLGSMNHLASIVINYDVNHIVIAVPSVNKERIREIVEYAQAVCRNVQILPMIEDIALGNVSVNQVRDVSIEDLLGRDPIELDMDSISDTLTDKTILVTGAGGSIGSEICRQVARFKPKHLILLGHGENSIYTIEMELSQTYQDDFNIITEIADVQDADRMMNVMEQHHPDVVYHAAAHKHVPLMERNPQEAIKNNVIGTKNVAEAADAHGIGNFVMVSTDKAVNPTSVMGASKRMAEMIVQHMDSKSRTRFVAVRFGNVLGSRGSVIPLFKKQIQNGGPVTVTHPEMNRYFMTIPEASRLVIQAGSLAKGGEIFVLDMGEPVKIVDLAENLIMLSGYSVDEIGIEFTGLRPGEKMYEELLGEDEVHDEQVWPKIYVGKSTASDIGVVLDCVERFEEFDSAELRERVLRIAHGRFVEDEELAVVK, translated from the coding sequence TTGACGTTTAGGAAAAGATTATTGTTGTTAATGTGTATTGATTCCGTCATTGTCTCCTTTTCGATTTATATGTCGCACTTTTTCTTAAATCCATATGTGAAAGTGTTTGATGTATCCATTCTCACGAGCTCGATTGTGTTATTGGTAACCCACCACATGTTTTCCTCCGTGTTTGGCTTATATCGAAGGGTTTGGCGTTATGCCAGTATGGAAGAACTTAGAGGGATTTTCTTTGTTGTGACGCTATCCATTGTTGTGACGGCAAGTGTTCAAGCTGTTGTATTCCAGTCGGTATTTGAACGAGCACTAACGGTTACGTGGATGTTACATATTATTTTAATCGGTGGAGTACGTTTTGCCTGGAAATACTATAAAACTTACGGAATAAGGCTTTTCCCTGCCAAAAAGGAAATAACAGCTACTGTAGAAGCCCCCCAGAATCGTACGCTAATCATTGGGGCAGGTTCAGCTGGACGTATGCTTGCGAGACAAATGAAGGAAACGAAAACTGTTGATTGTGAGTTGGTTGGGTTCGTAGACGATGATTTTACGATGCACAAATTAAAAGTATCGGGGTTACCCGTATTGGGGTCCATGAATCATTTGGCGTCTATTGTAATTAATTATGATGTTAACCACATCGTAATTGCTGTCCCTTCAGTGAATAAAGAGCGAATTAGAGAGATTGTTGAATATGCACAAGCGGTTTGCCGAAATGTACAAATCCTTCCAATGATTGAAGATATCGCATTGGGGAACGTTTCAGTGAACCAAGTACGTGATGTGTCTATAGAAGACTTGTTAGGAAGAGATCCGATTGAATTAGATATGGATTCAATTTCAGATACTCTTACGGATAAAACGATTCTTGTAACAGGTGCAGGGGGATCGATTGGTTCAGAGATTTGTCGTCAGGTTGCAAGGTTTAAGCCAAAGCATCTAATTTTGTTAGGGCATGGTGAAAATAGCATTTATACCATTGAGATGGAGTTAAGCCAAACTTATCAGGATGATTTTAATATTATTACGGAGATTGCTGATGTACAGGATGCTGATCGTATGATGAATGTGATGGAGCAACATCATCCTGATGTGGTATATCATGCTGCGGCGCATAAGCATGTACCATTAATGGAACGAAACCCACAAGAGGCGATTAAAAATAACGTGATCGGTACCAAAAACGTTGCCGAAGCAGCAGATGCCCATGGTATAGGGAACTTTGTGATGGTTTCTACGGATAAAGCGGTTAACCCAACCAGTGTCATGGGAGCTTCGAAACGTATGGCTGAAATGATTGTTCAGCATATGGATTCGAAAAGTCGCACCCGTTTTGTGGCGGTACGTTTCGGAAATGTTCTCGGAAGTCGTGGGAGTGTCATTCCGTTATTTAAAAAGCAAATTCAAAATGGTGGTCCTGTGACGGTGACCCATCCTGAAATGAACCGTTATTTCATGACGATTCCGGAAGCTTCCCGGTTAGTGATTCAGGCGGGTTCTCTTGCGAAAGGTGGAGAGATCTTTGTGCTGGATATGGGTGAGCCTGTGAAGATTGTCGATCTTGCGGAGAACTTAATTATGCTTTCTGGGTATTCTGTAGATGAGATTGGGATTGAGTTTACAGGGTTAAGGCCTGGAGAGAAGATGTATGAGGAATTGCTCGGTGAAGATGAGGTTCATGATGAGCAGGTGTGGCCGAAGATTTATGTTGGGAAGTCTACTGCTTCTGATATTGGGGTTGTTTTGGATTGTGTTGAGCGGTTTGAGGAGTTTGATTCTGCCGAGCTTCGGGAGAGAGTTTTGAGGATTGCGCATGGGCGTTTTGTTGAGGATGAGGAATTAGCGGTAGTTAAGTAG
- a CDS encoding UDP-glucose/GDP-mannose dehydrogenase family protein — MKIAVVGTGYVGLVTGVCLSEVGHEVTCIDIDKDKVEKMRAGISPIYEPALDEMMLKNIEENRLFFTTQHQKGFEGCEAIYIAVGTPELEDGSADLSFVEKVGKDIAAHVVRDTIVVTKSTVPVGTNDWLKQVIKYQLAHPINVEVVSNPEFLREGSAIYDTFHGDRIVIGTESEHAANVLEEINKPFGLPIIRTDIRSAEMIKYASNAFLATKISFINEISNICEKLGANVNDVAFGMGQDSRIGNQFLNPGIGYGGSCFPKDTKALVQIAGNVDYDFNLLKGVIEVNQKQQAILLEKLKERFGSLLNKKIAILGLSFKPNTDDMREAASIVLTNELVNQGAQITAYDPIAMDNARTILDEKVQFAASSNEAIKGSDAVLLLTEWEEFKGLNLSVLNELMEHPVLFDGRNCFDLGEAQSHNIEYYSMGRPSVVTKVTETV, encoded by the coding sequence GTGAAGATAGCAGTAGTTGGGACAGGGTACGTTGGATTAGTAACTGGTGTGTGTTTATCAGAGGTTGGTCATGAAGTAACTTGTATTGATATAGATAAGGACAAAGTTGAAAAAATGCGAGCTGGAATATCTCCTATATATGAGCCAGCTCTCGATGAAATGATGTTGAAGAATATTGAAGAGAATCGATTGTTTTTCACAACTCAACATCAAAAGGGATTTGAAGGGTGTGAGGCAATCTATATTGCAGTTGGTACTCCTGAACTTGAGGATGGAAGTGCCGATCTTTCGTTTGTTGAAAAGGTAGGAAAAGATATAGCAGCTCACGTTGTTCGAGATACTATAGTAGTTACTAAGAGTACGGTACCAGTAGGAACCAATGATTGGTTAAAACAAGTAATTAAATATCAATTGGCTCATCCAATCAATGTAGAAGTAGTATCGAATCCAGAATTCTTACGTGAAGGCTCAGCGATCTACGACACCTTTCATGGTGACCGAATTGTTATTGGAACAGAAAGTGAACATGCTGCAAATGTATTAGAAGAGATTAATAAACCATTTGGCCTACCTATCATAAGGACAGATATTCGTAGTGCAGAGATGATCAAGTACGCATCCAATGCGTTTCTAGCGACTAAAATTAGTTTTATTAATGAAATATCCAACATTTGCGAGAAGCTAGGAGCTAATGTGAATGACGTTGCTTTTGGTATGGGGCAAGATTCACGAATTGGCAATCAATTTTTAAACCCAGGTATAGGGTATGGTGGATCATGTTTTCCAAAAGATACAAAGGCTTTAGTTCAAATAGCAGGAAATGTTGATTATGACTTTAATCTATTAAAAGGTGTCATTGAAGTCAACCAAAAGCAACAAGCTATATTATTAGAGAAATTGAAGGAACGTTTCGGTTCATTGTTAAATAAAAAGATTGCTATTTTAGGTCTGTCTTTTAAACCAAACACAGATGATATGAGGGAAGCAGCTTCTATTGTTTTAACAAATGAGCTAGTGAACCAAGGCGCTCAGATTACTGCATATGACCCAATTGCAATGGACAATGCTAGAACTATTCTAGATGAAAAAGTTCAATTTGCGGCGAGTAGTAATGAAGCGATTAAAGGTTCTGACGCTGTTTTATTATTAACGGAATGGGAGGAGTTTAAAGGTTTAAATCTTTCTGTTCTTAATGAACTAATGGAACACCCTGTTTTATTCGATGGTCGTAATTGCTTTGACTTAGGAGAAGCTCAATCTCATAACATAGAGTATTACTCAATGGGACGTCCATCTGTAGTGACTAAAGTAACGGAAACTGTCTAG
- a CDS encoding NAD-dependent epimerase/dehydratase family protein: MKKILVTGANSYVGTSFKNWVSVYADKYIVETISLRDDRWTEYSFNGYDVVLHTAAIVHLKEHNTEQYFKINRDLTIEVAKKAKKEGVKQFIFLSTMGVYGTEAGTITKDTIPVPKTSYAKSKYEAEKLLGELGNSDFNIAILRPPIVYGKGSPGNYIRLASLALKVPFFPDIDNERSMIYINNLSEFIRILIDYEISGLYFPQNKESVNTTNLVKLVAEVHNKKIVLFRTLNWIVKMSLKQSGMLRKVFGSFVYDKQLPGGPGSNFRGLKFDYETCSFEESIKWTEK; the protein is encoded by the coding sequence ATGAAAAAGATACTCGTAACAGGAGCGAATAGTTATGTAGGTACATCTTTTAAAAATTGGGTCTCGGTATATGCTGATAAATATATAGTAGAGACAATTAGTTTGAGAGATGACCGTTGGACAGAATATTCATTTAACGGTTATGATGTAGTGCTTCACACCGCTGCGATTGTTCATCTCAAAGAGCATAATACAGAGCAGTACTTTAAAATAAACAGGGACCTTACTATAGAAGTAGCAAAAAAAGCAAAAAAAGAAGGAGTAAAACAGTTCATATTTTTAAGTACGATGGGGGTTTATGGTACGGAGGCTGGAACTATAACAAAAGATACTATTCCAGTACCCAAGACATCTTATGCCAAGTCAAAATACGAAGCCGAAAAACTTCTTGGAGAACTAGGTAATAGCGATTTTAATATTGCAATTTTAAGGCCACCAATTGTATACGGTAAAGGTTCACCTGGCAACTATATTAGACTTGCATCATTGGCTTTAAAGGTGCCGTTTTTCCCTGATATAGACAATGAGCGAAGCATGATATATATTAATAATTTATCTGAGTTTATACGCATATTAATCGATTACGAAATAAGTGGATTGTATTTTCCACAAAATAAGGAAAGTGTTAATACGACTAACTTAGTAAAACTAGTAGCAGAAGTTCATAATAAGAAGATTGTGTTGTTCAGGACTCTTAACTGGATTGTTAAAATGAGTCTAAAACAATCTGGGATGTTACGAAAAGTATTCGGTTCATTTGTTTATGATAAACAATTACCTGGGGGGCCAGGAAGTAATTTTAGAGGTTTGAAATTTGATTATGAAACTTGTTCGTTCGAAGAATCAATTAAATGGACGGAGAAGTAA
- a CDS encoding SDR family NAD(P)-dependent oxidoreductase, whose product MKVLVTGGAGFIGSNLSLKLIDKGYEVVILDNLSEQIHGENPAQSYTYNLIKDKCKLIKGDVTNFDDCKLALEHVDIIVHLAAETGTGQSMYEISKYVDVNIGGTAKMMELITNEKNQVKKIIVAASRAVYGEGKFQCGVHGVVYPVSREDKDMSQGDFEVKCPVCGDNVEMLPTDEDSKLHPTSVYGHTKQSQEELCMIIGKSINIPVVAYRFQNVYGPGQSLKNPYTGILSIFSTRIKNGNDLSIFEDGLETRDFVYIEDVTDSIILGIENNNANYQTFNVGSGEKTDVLTVSNTLKEKYQSDVNIKVTGNYRLGDIRHNLADLTKIKMLLGYEPKVNFTKGISNFVDWVEKQEVEEDNYELSIEEMKRKGLYK is encoded by the coding sequence ATGAAGGTATTGGTAACAGGAGGAGCGGGATTTATTGGTAGTAATCTATCACTTAAATTAATAGATAAAGGGTATGAAGTTGTTATTCTTGATAATCTGAGTGAGCAAATTCATGGGGAAAATCCTGCTCAATCATATACTTACAATTTAATAAAAGATAAGTGCAAGCTTATTAAGGGAGACGTTACAAACTTTGATGATTGTAAACTTGCGTTAGAACATGTTGATATTATTGTCCATTTAGCCGCGGAAACTGGAACCGGGCAATCTATGTATGAAATTAGTAAGTACGTGGATGTTAATATAGGTGGAACAGCAAAAATGATGGAATTAATTACAAATGAAAAGAATCAAGTCAAGAAAATTATTGTTGCGGCGTCTAGAGCTGTATATGGTGAAGGGAAATTTCAATGTGGCGTACATGGAGTGGTATATCCAGTGTCAAGAGAAGATAAGGATATGAGTCAAGGAGATTTTGAAGTGAAATGCCCTGTTTGTGGTGATAATGTTGAAATGTTGCCAACTGACGAAGATTCAAAATTACATCCTACTTCTGTCTATGGACATACTAAGCAATCGCAAGAAGAATTATGTATGATCATAGGAAAATCTATCAATATCCCTGTTGTTGCATATAGATTTCAAAATGTATATGGGCCAGGGCAATCTTTGAAAAATCCATATACAGGAATTCTATCGATATTCTCAACAAGAATCAAAAATGGGAATGACCTTAGTATTTTTGAAGATGGTCTTGAAACTAGAGATTTTGTTTATATAGAGGATGTTACAGATTCAATAATTTTAGGAATAGAAAATAACAATGCTAACTATCAAACATTTAATGTGGGATCAGGTGAGAAGACTGATGTTTTAACGGTATCTAATACACTTAAAGAAAAATATCAGTCAGATGTTAACATAAAAGTTACTGGAAATTATCGATTAGGTGATATTCGACATAATTTAGCTGACCTAACTAAGATAAAGATGTTACTAGGGTATGAACCCAAAGTGAATTTTACTAAAGGTATATCAAATTTTGTTGACTGGGTTGAAAAGCAAGAAGTTGAAGAAGATAATTATGAATTATCAATCGAAGAAATGAAAAGAAAAGGACTATATAAGTAA
- a CDS encoding PIG-L deacetylase family protein, translating into MSYLVVIAHPDDEVLGAGATMYKLAQEGHSVNICILSGDVNARNFRPSTEELNTDVNSSMNIIGVDRVITGNFPNIEFNMVPHLKLVQFIEKAIIETGSDVIFTHHPSDLNNDHLHTSLACQAASRLFQRRSDVKPLKELLFMEVPSSTEWGLNKTLNQFSPNTFIEVGEEFVDKKIEALAQYRGVMRDYPHPRSNEAIKGLAAYRGGQAGMIYAEAFESVFRRGF; encoded by the coding sequence ATGTCATATTTAGTTGTTATTGCACATCCAGATGATGAAGTTTTAGGAGCAGGAGCTACGATGTATAAGCTTGCTCAAGAAGGACATTCAGTTAATATATGTATTCTATCAGGCGATGTGAATGCACGTAATTTCAGGCCAAGTACCGAAGAGTTAAATACAGATGTGAACAGTTCTATGAATATTATTGGTGTTGATAGAGTTATTACTGGTAACTTCCCTAATATTGAATTTAACATGGTTCCGCATTTAAAACTTGTACAGTTTATTGAAAAAGCAATTATTGAGACTGGTTCGGATGTAATTTTCACACACCATCCATCGGATTTAAATAATGACCACCTACACACTTCTCTGGCTTGCCAGGCGGCATCAAGGTTATTCCAAAGAAGAAGCGATGTTAAACCTTTAAAAGAACTACTCTTCATGGAAGTTCCATCATCTACGGAGTGGGGACTAAACAAAACGTTGAATCAATTTTCACCAAATACTTTTATTGAAGTTGGTGAAGAGTTTGTTGATAAAAAAATAGAGGCGTTAGCACAGTATCGTGGAGTAATGAGAGATTACCCTCATCCTAGAAGTAATGAAGCCATTAAAGGACTAGCTGCATATCGTGGTGGTCAAGCTGGCATGATTTATGCAGAAGCCTTTGAGAGTGTTTTTAGACGTGGATTCTAG
- the galU gene encoding UTP--glucose-1-phosphate uridylyltransferase GalU encodes MKKVKKAIIPAAGLGTRFLPATKAMPKEMLPIVDKPTIQYIVEEAIESGIEDIIIVTGKGKRAIEDHFDNNFELEQSLVAKEKYSLLDKVNQSSKVDIHYIRQKEPKGLGHAVWCARKFIGDEPFAVLLGDDIVQADTPGLKQLIDQYEETMSSVIGVQTVPEDQTHRYGIIDPIDQVGRRYQVRSFVEKPQGEAPSNLAIMGRYVLTPEIMMFLEKQEIGAGGEVQLTDAIQRLNEIQRVFAYDFEGKRYDVGEKLGFIQTTIEVALQDPDLKEDLEGFLKSVLHEDLVSQ; translated from the coding sequence TTGAAAAAAGTCAAAAAAGCAATAATTCCAGCTGCTGGCTTAGGGACTCGGTTCTTGCCAGCAACAAAAGCGATGCCAAAAGAGATGCTACCAATAGTAGATAAACCTACGATTCAATACATCGTAGAAGAAGCAATAGAATCTGGAATTGAAGATATTATCATCGTTACCGGTAAAGGAAAGCGAGCGATTGAAGATCATTTTGATAATAACTTTGAATTGGAACAGAGTCTAGTAGCGAAAGAAAAGTATAGTTTACTAGATAAGGTGAACCAATCTTCAAAGGTAGATATTCATTACATAAGACAAAAGGAACCAAAAGGACTTGGTCATGCAGTATGGTGTGCACGGAAGTTTATTGGGGATGAACCATTCGCAGTGTTATTAGGCGACGATATTGTACAAGCAGATACACCAGGGTTGAAACAACTGATTGATCAGTACGAGGAAACAATGTCATCAGTTATTGGTGTTCAAACTGTGCCGGAGGACCAAACCCATCGTTATGGCATTATTGATCCGATTGACCAGGTTGGTCGCCGTTACCAAGTACGTTCATTTGTGGAAAAGCCTCAAGGAGAAGCACCTTCGAACTTGGCGATTATGGGGCGTTATGTGCTGACACCTGAAATTATGATGTTCTTAGAGAAACAGGAGATCGGTGCAGGTGGCGAGGTTCAGCTAACGGATGCTATTCAACGTTTAAATGAGATTCAGCGTGTGTTTGCTTATGATTTTGAAGGCAAGCGTTATGACGTTGGAGAGAAGTTAGGGTTTATTCAAACTACGATTGAGGTTGCTTTGCAGGATCCAGATTTGAAAGAGGATCTTGAAGGGTTTTTGAAGTCTGTATTGCATGAAGATCTTGTGAGTCAGTAA
- a CDS encoding sugar transferase, whose amino-acid sequence MEEKKFQKGIKRIFDVVVSLTVLILLLPLWAVVAILIKTTSKGPIFFLQERPGFQRKVLKVYKFRTMRPGSEKMVKGKEVMKGDDRITTIGKFLRRSKIDEIPQILNVLKGEMSLVGPRPERVASLKDYTDEISRRLNMKPGLTGLAQVSGNIYLSLQDRYKFDVYYVNHYSLRLDIKIIIRTVGVVLFGEDKYVDRCLVDIKRGTSEVAVTKEETVSK is encoded by the coding sequence ATGGAAGAAAAAAAATTTCAAAAAGGTATTAAACGAATATTTGATGTAGTTGTTTCTTTAACGGTACTTATATTATTACTTCCTTTATGGGCTGTAGTTGCAATATTAATTAAGACTACTTCAAAAGGTCCGATATTTTTCTTGCAAGAAAGACCAGGGTTTCAAAGAAAAGTATTAAAGGTTTATAAATTTAGAACTATGAGACCTGGATCAGAAAAGATGGTTAAAGGTAAAGAAGTAATGAAGGGTGACGATAGAATTACCACTATTGGTAAATTTTTAAGAAGAAGTAAAATTGATGAGATACCTCAAATCCTGAATGTGTTAAAAGGGGAAATGAGTCTTGTAGGTCCAAGGCCGGAGCGTGTGGCATCTCTTAAAGACTATACAGATGAAATTTCAAGAAGGTTGAATATGAAACCCGGATTGACTGGATTAGCCCAAGTTAGTGGTAATATCTATCTTTCATTGCAAGATAGATATAAGTTTGATGTTTACTATGTAAATCATTATAGTTTGCGACTCGATATTAAAATTATAATCAGGACAGTTGGTGTAGTTCTTTTTGGTGAAGATAAATACGTTGACAGATGTCTGGTTGATATTAAAAGAGGGACTTCTGAAGTAGCTGTTACAAAAGAGGAGACTGTTTCAAAATGA